The DNA segment GAGAGGACCTCCTTCGCCTCAAAACACCTGTTCTGAAATATCTTATGGTTTCTAGCAATCCATAGGTTCCAGCATATCCATGGAAAGAGAGACCCCATTCTCATTCCTATGGGAGGAAGGTTTCGGGCCTTCTTTGAGTCTTTGAGGGCTCTTTGGAAATCTGCAGAATCAATTATGTTCATCACATTATGGATCGGGGTTTGGTTCCAAATCTGTCTCGCAAAAGGACATGTCAAGAACAGATGGTTCGCCGTCTCTCGATCTCCACAATGAGTGCAAGCGAGGCACGTTGCTGGGATACCTCTTGAAGCTAGCGTATCTCCCAACGGTAGCGCACGCTGTACTATCTTCCATAGGAAAACTTTTATCTTGGGTGGGATGGGGAGCAACCAAATGTCTGCCATCCAGTCACATATCATCGGTTGGGGGGGTGGACTCTGTTCGGGCTGTAACTGCTTCAGGGCTGTATGATAACCTGTCTTTGTAGAGTATTCACCACTTTTAGTCGCTAACCAGCAATGCTTATCTTGGCCTCCTGTTCTACTTGGTTTAAGGAGAAGGATTTTATGAGCTTCATGGGGAAGCAGCAAATCCACTTTATCTCGGTCCCAAGCTCCTGTTGGTTGAGTTAACAAGTGTGAAACTGTTAGGTCCTTTGAAGAGAGGTTCGGCGGGCCAATCGGTCTAGTTGGTACATCCAGTGAGATCCACGGTTCTTCCCAAATCTTTGTACTCTCTCCATTTCCTATAGTTTTACCCATGTTCTGCAGTAAGAGATCTCTTCCGCATAGGATGCTTCTCCATCCATGTGAACATGAGCTTGAAGCTGGTACAGCCAGGAACGAGGAAGTGGTACAATATTTTCCTGTCATCACTTTGGCAAGTAGACAGTCTGGATTGTTTAAAATCCGCCACCCCTGCTTAGCTAGTAGGGCATCATTGAAAGCCTCAACGTCTCTCACTCCTAACCCTCCTTCCGATTTCGGTTTTGCAACTCGCGACCAAGCGATCCAGCACATCTTCCGCGTCTCCGGGTTATCATCCCACCAGTATCTCGTGAAGGCTGATTGTATCCTATTGGTGAGACCTTTCGGCAGTTTAAAAGCCATCATAGAGAAAGAGGGAATTGGTAGCAGGACTGACTGCAACATGGTCAGTTTTCCTCCGGCCGAGAGCTTACGAGTACTCCAGCTTGCCGCTTTTTGTCGTATACGATCCACAATCGAGGTGAAAAGATCTCTCTTCCTCCTACCAAAGTGCTCTGGCAAGCCTAGATACTTTCCTACCCCCCCTTCCTTAGCAATACCCAGGCATTCTTTAACCCTTTCTCTCACTTCAGCTGGCGCCTTTTTGGAGAAAGTGATCGCAGATTTCTCTGTGTTGATCATTTGACCAGATGCAGCTTCATATTTCTTCAGGACTTCCTTTAGTGCATTGACACTACTGATGGTCGTTTTGGCAAAGAACATCGTGTCATCAGCGAATAATAAGTGATTTATTCTTGGGCTAGCTCTTGCGACCCGAACCCCTGCCAGTGAACCTCTTCGCTGCGCCTCCATGCATAAACCCGATAAAACCTCGCTACAAAGTATGAAGATGTAAGGGGACAGCGGGTCTCCCTGCCGGATGCCTCGAGTTGGGTATATCATTCCTTGGACCTCGCCGTTGAATAAGACAGAGTATGTCACTGTCGTGATGCAACTCATAATCCAACCGCAGAAAACCTCATGGAATCCAAATCTCCGGAGCACCGCCTCAATAAATTTCCACTCTAGCCTATCATAAGCCTTGCTCATATCTGTTTTCACAGCCATAGAGCAATGTTTTGTAGCTCCCGATCTCTTGAGAAAATGAAGAGTTTCGTGTGTTATCATTATGTTGTCTGTAATCACTCTGTTTGGCACAAAAGCAGATTGATTTTCGGAGATGATGGAGTCCAGTACCGGTTGCAGCCTTCTCGTGATGATTTTCGAAATAATCTTGTAATAGACGTTAGTCAAAGCTATCGGTCTATAATCTGCCACTGTCTTTGGTGCTGTGATCTTTGGTATTAGGCGCAGGTGAGTATGGTTGATGTTCTGTGGGAGAGTTCCATGTCTGAAGAAGTCCGTAATTTCAGCTATGATGGCGGGTCCAACCGTAGACCAGTTTGTCCTGAAGAACCCTGCCGAGAAGCCATCAGGCCCCGGGGCCTTATCTGGGTGGATCAAGAACAGGGCTTCTTTGATTTCCTTAGCTGTGGGTATACCTGTCAATGCGTCCCTATCTTCTGGGGTGATGGACTTTCTTAAGGCTTCCTCCACGATGTTAGATGGGTCTGAGTTATTTGTCGAGAACAGATTAGCAAAGTACTTTGTAATGACCTCAATAATCTCTGGTTCTTCATAGACTGCATCTCCTTCTGCATTTTCTATAACTGAAAACTTGTTGATGGCTCTTCGGACCCTGGTTGTGGCATGGAAAAACCCAGTGTTCCTGTCTCCTAGGGCCAACCAAAGCGTCCTGCTCCTCTGTCTCCAGTAAGCCTCTTCCTCCTTATATGCCTTCTTTAAAGCCATGTTGATCTCTGTTATCTCTTCTTCAGCTCTAGTCGGATCAGACATTGCTTTCTCTAAACGTAACTTCTCCTTACTGATCGCTGCCTGGCTATTTTCATAATGTTCGCGATTCCATTTCGAAATGGCTCTTCGGCATGCTGCTATCTTGTGTTCCACAGATTCTCTGTTTGACGACCATGCCACTGCTATGAGATCCCTGACTTCTTCATTTTTACAGAGGCGCCTATCGTACCTGAATAGACCCCTTCTTCGTTTTGTATCTGGTTCGAAATACGATATTAATGGGCGATGGTCAGACCCCTCGAATTCAAGATACGAGCACCTTCCTGATGGGAATTGTTCTGCCCAAAGGCTGTTGGAGAGGGCTCTGTCAAGGCGGCATAGTACGGTGTGAGTGTATCTAACACCTCTCCACGACAAAGGATTTCCTGAGTGTCTCAGATCAAACAGGTCGCAAGTTGACATGAATGTACGGAAATCCACAAAACTTCCTTCTGCTCGAACTGGTCCGCCTTCCTTTTCACTATTATCAACG comes from the Brassica napus cultivar Da-Ae chromosome A7, Da-Ae, whole genome shotgun sequence genome and includes:
- the LOC125576159 gene encoding uncharacterized protein LOC125576159; translation: MTRRLTYAEKGKGISLSPTKTLPRRIRAPDMDTTQAIKDNEQTLIVRLTNTREQKVWNLIPFLERRWGLIGTVTGADLGQQCVQFRFTCREDLETVIHNRPYHYARWMLIVQRWEPVISSTFPSLIPFWINVRGLPLHYWSEDMMYGIGKEIGKVEAVEVTKISAKVKVTVDGLQPLVKDTIVDFSSGEEIHVSLEYDKLANHCRLCNMLTHEARDCPTTNLPTYHQKTEKVQGDYARKLRADNQANSTNLHYKPLRTSGQRVEQQPFSQRRDRHGRSFGPRLSTTEADNADGNKQLSPSRRWDARPSPQLPPVTSPADSHSYRRNNSKNVLAREEIHVEDQARRNPRDEATANYVNIPDPIESAARRQRVLEGEMENLMARTAAAMLTRALQNQHQNATIAAATNFNLEAQLEQIDQDQTQTHTEPEHIIPLVTRKKRGRPSGKTATAGKNTGLSGTGPKKRKVLAIQNSPRVRKSSTSRTTQNSRRTIPQNQSRATQVPKPPSRRATTVTTDGEAEAQKTETSRASSSRRGATSPRNEARTADFHDPQSYHVPPHSPGGGGLTLLWNPSVELSVVSSCDNFIDTEIIYKKKRFHATFTYGAPEHQNRRLVLQKLTDISQSRDGPWFLTGDFNDIVDNSEKEGGPVRAEGSFVDFRTFMSTCDLFDLRHSGNPLSWRGVRYTHTVLCRLDRALSNSLWAEQFPSGRCSYLEFEGSDHRPLISYFEPDTKRRRGLFRYDRRLCKNEEVRDLIAVAWSSNRESVEHKIAACRRAISKWNREHYENSQAAISKEKLRLEKAMSDPTRAEEEITEINMALKKAYKEEEAYWRQRSRTLWLALGDRNTGFFHATTRVRRAINKFSVIENAEGDAVYEEPEIIEVITKYFANLFSTNNSDPSNIVEEALRKSITPEDRDALTGIPTAKEIKEALFLIHPDKAPGPDGFSAGFFRTNWSTVGPAIIAEITDFFRHGTLPQNINHTHLRLIPKITAPKTVADYRPIALTNVYYKIISKIITRRLQPVLDSIISENQSAFVPNRVITDNIMITHETLHFLKRSGATKHCSMAVKTDMSKAYDRLEWKFIEAVLRRFGFHEVFCGWIMSCITTVTYSVLFNGEVQGMIYPTRGIRQGDPLSPYIFILCSEVLSGLCMEAQRRGSLAGVRVARASPRINHLLFADDTMFFAKTTISSVNALKEVLKKYEAASGQMINTEKSAITFSKKAPAEVRERVKECLGIAKEGGVGKYLGLPEHFGRRKRDLFTSIVDRIRQKAASWSTRKLSAGGKLTMLQSVLLPIPSFSMMAFKLPKGLTNRIQSAFTRYWWDDNPETRKMCWIAWSRVAKPKSEGGLGVRDVEAFNDALLAKQGWRILNNPDCLLAKVMTGKYCTTSSFLAVPASSSCSHGWRSILCGRDLLLQNMGKTIGNGESTKIWEEPWISLDVPTRPIGPPNLSSKDLTVSHLLTQPTGAWDRDKVDLLLPHEAHKILLLKPSRTGGQDKHCWLATKSGEYSTKTGYHTALKQLQPEQSPPPQPMICDWMADIWLLPIPPKIKVFLWKIVQRALPLGDTLASRGIPATCLACTHCGDRETANHLFLTCPFARQIWNQTPIHNVMNIIDSADFQRALKDSKKARNLPPIGMRMGSLFPWICWNLWIARNHKIFQNRCFEAKEVLSKAIADALEWQTAQEQSITGLATEQNTIVQRPPPQMNPDIITVNTDAAWKESEQKAGLAWLFSDNTGRILARGTSLELYVPSPLVAEGMALREALLHAQALGFNKLCIKSDAQIIIRAINRKDPIKELCGILQDILNLSCYLSVSSFIFISRKDNMAADALAKRVLVETIYV